Proteins encoded within one genomic window of Mesobacillus subterraneus:
- a CDS encoding HIT family protein, translated as MSDCIFCKIINGEIPSAKVYEDENVLAFLDISQVTKGHTLVIPKVHKENVYELTDEVAADVFKVVPKVAKAIKAAYDPIGLNVLQNNGEAAGQSVFHFHMHLIPRYGNGDGFGAVWKTHQDQYTSDDYQKIAAEINSNI; from the coding sequence ATGAGTGATTGCATTTTTTGCAAGATCATTAACGGTGAGATCCCATCAGCCAAGGTTTATGAAGATGAGAACGTCCTTGCATTTCTCGATATCAGTCAGGTAACGAAAGGACATACACTTGTCATACCGAAAGTACATAAAGAAAATGTATATGAACTAACTGACGAAGTTGCTGCAGACGTATTCAAGGTAGTCCCAAAAGTCGCTAAAGCAATCAAGGCTGCATATGATCCAATCGGTCTCAATGTGCTGCAAAACAACGGCGAAGCAGCTGGCCAATCAGTCTTCCACTTCCACATGCACTTGATTCCGCGCTATGGCAATGGCGATGGCTTCGGCGCTGTGTGGAAAACACACCAGGATCAATATACATCCGACGATTACCAAAAGATCGCTGCAGAAATCAATAGCAATATTTAG
- the serC gene encoding 3-phosphoserine/phosphohydroxythreonine transaminase: MKRALNFNAGPAALPEAVLAKAEKDMMNYRGIGMGVMELSHRSKEFEEINDHTKNLLRNLLTIPDEYEILFLQGGASLQFSMVPMNLLEEGSTASYVLTGTWSEKALKEAQKVGNAVVAASSKNANYRSIPNTSEIYIPAESSYLHITTNNTIYGTQWHSIPERLQVPLIADMSSDILSRPINISSYGLIYAGAQKNLGLSGVTVVIIHKDLLNSSKPSLPSMLNYQVHAASKSLYNTPPTLSIYFLMLVLQWAEELGGVKKLEQLNKQKAALLYDAIDSSGGFYTGHSEEKSRSLMNVTFTLDNDLLTSAFIHEAEESGFIGLAGHRSVGGCRASIYNAVPLEHVEKLADFINRFRSRN, encoded by the coding sequence ATGAAACGAGCTCTCAATTTTAATGCTGGTCCAGCTGCTTTGCCTGAGGCTGTATTAGCGAAAGCGGAAAAAGATATGATGAATTACCGGGGCATCGGAATGGGAGTCATGGAGCTTAGCCATCGAAGCAAGGAATTCGAAGAAATTAATGATCATACTAAAAACCTTCTCAGAAACCTGCTCACCATTCCTGATGAATATGAAATTCTATTTCTCCAGGGTGGTGCAAGTCTGCAATTTTCAATGGTCCCAATGAACCTGCTTGAAGAAGGCTCGACTGCAAGCTATGTTCTGACCGGAACTTGGTCTGAGAAAGCGCTGAAGGAAGCTCAGAAAGTTGGAAATGCCGTGGTAGCCGCATCTTCTAAAAATGCCAACTACAGATCGATCCCCAACACTTCAGAAATCTACATACCAGCTGAATCATCCTACCTCCACATCACGACGAACAATACGATTTACGGAACCCAGTGGCATTCTATACCTGAGCGTCTACAAGTACCATTGATTGCTGACATGTCCAGTGACATTCTCAGCCGGCCAATAAATATATCTTCATATGGACTCATCTATGCAGGTGCACAGAAAAACCTGGGGCTATCCGGGGTCACCGTCGTCATCATCCATAAAGATTTGCTCAATAGCTCTAAACCAAGTCTGCCTTCCATGCTTAATTATCAGGTTCATGCTGCTTCAAAATCGCTTTATAACACTCCTCCTACTTTATCTATTTATTTTCTAATGCTTGTTCTTCAATGGGCAGAGGAGCTGGGCGGGGTCAAAAAGCTAGAACAGCTGAATAAGCAGAAAGCGGCACTGCTTTATGATGCGATCGACAGCAGTGGCGGATTCTATACAGGACACTCTGAAGAAAAGAGCCGCTCATTGATGAATGTCACCTTTACACTCGATAATGATCTTCTGACATCAGCCTTCATTCATGAAGCGGAAGAATCCGGCTTTATAGGACTTGCCGGGCACAGATCTGTAGGAGGCTGCCGAGCGTCGATCTATAACGCTGTCCCTCTTGAACATGTTGAAAAACTGGCTGATTTCATAAATCGTTTCAGGAGCAGAAATTAA
- a CDS encoding tryptophan transporter, which produces MNTKNLVALSLLVGMGAVLHVVVPGFFLGMKPDMMLTMMFLGIIMFPDKKSVLLVGVVTGLISGLTTTFPGGIVPNIVDKPVTAFVFFGILLALKNFKFSIYTAAALTAIGTIVSGIVFLGSAYFLVGLPGPFTALFAAVVLPAAAFNAVFMGILYPVATNIFRRAKLAEIH; this is translated from the coding sequence ATGAATACGAAGAATCTTGTAGCATTGTCACTTTTAGTGGGGATGGGAGCAGTCTTGCACGTGGTCGTACCCGGTTTTTTCCTTGGGATGAAGCCTGATATGATGCTGACGATGATGTTCCTAGGAATCATCATGTTTCCTGACAAAAAAAGTGTACTATTGGTTGGAGTCGTAACTGGACTGATTTCAGGATTGACTACTACTTTCCCAGGTGGCATAGTTCCGAACATTGTTGATAAGCCTGTTACTGCATTTGTCTTTTTCGGAATCCTGCTGGCACTGAAAAACTTCAAGTTTTCCATTTACACTGCAGCAGCCCTTACAGCGATTGGAACCATTGTATCAGGAATTGTTTTCCTTGGTTCTGCCTACTTCCTTGTTGGCCTGCCAGGACCATTCACTGCTTTATTCGCAGCGGTTGTCCTTCCAGCAGCAGCATTTAACGCCGTTTTCATGGGAATTCTTTATCCTGTGGCAACGAATATTTTCAGAAGAGCAAAGCTTGCAGAAATCCATTAA